In the Pseudoalteromonas undina genome, one interval contains:
- a CDS encoding MarR family winged helix-turn-helix transcriptional regulator — MQKYDELLVSLRKVIRAIDLHSKQLNKTAGLTGPQLLIMQEVSQTDGITASRIAQNVNLSPATVTNILDRIESKNLVTRVRSQMDKRRVSLYLTEQGKELLEKAPQPLQEHFIEKFSALAEWEQSLLLSSMQRIAAMMDADKLDASPLLEVGALFQTPKE, encoded by the coding sequence ATGCAAAAATATGACGAATTACTAGTTTCTTTACGTAAGGTGATCCGTGCGATTGACTTACATTCAAAGCAACTTAATAAAACAGCGGGTTTAACAGGGCCACAACTGCTTATCATGCAGGAAGTGTCTCAAACTGATGGTATTACCGCCAGCCGTATTGCGCAAAACGTTAACTTAAGCCCAGCAACGGTTACTAATATTCTTGACCGAATCGAAAGTAAAAACTTAGTAACACGTGTTCGTAGTCAAATGGATAAGCGCCGAGTCAGCTTATACCTTACCGAACAAGGTAAAGAACTACTCGAAAAAGCACCACAGCCATTACAAGAGCATTTTATCGAAAAATTTTCAGCTCTTGCTGAATGGGAACAGAGTTTACTCCTTTCATCAATGCAGCGTATTGCCGCAATGATGGATGCAGATAAGCTAGACGCCTCCCCGCTTTTAGAAGTAGGCGCACTGTTTCAAACTCCTAAAGAATAA
- a CDS encoding TonB-dependent receptor plug domain-containing protein, giving the protein MTFQHLSANKKLALSLAITTALSASFSVANAAEQTNQVEENIEVISVTGTRRSLRSIAQSTVPVDIISSDDMASTGQLEISQVLANQVPSFNYPSATLSDGTDHARPAVLRGLAPDHTLVLINGKRRHSGALLNLGGTVGRGSTAVDLNMIPTSAIKRVEVLRDGAAAQYGSDAIAGVINIVLKDATEGGSVSVTYGQYDSQMAGAPQLNSTCADDNGNLAFNLGDDRHVNDGNTRTISANSGFSLADNGFVNVSIEYRDNDSTQRSGFDPREQYSRLDDGSLDPREFTINRYNHRFGKAALEDYALFYNMGYDLENGFNVYSFGSYSEREGNSGGFYRRAKDSRNVLELYPNGFLPQIATDVKDYSLALGLQGDSGDWAWDVSTNYGRNDFGLGVVNSLNTSLGTNSQTEFDNGAMVYDQFLVNFDANTSVDFGLPDDVFFTIGAEYRHESYKIEQGEEASYITALDNNGNPIAAGGAQVLPGFGPQSATNESRHNVAVFAEFDTYLTDKWNVVLASRYEDYSDFGNTFTSKLATRYSITDNLSLRGAASTGFRAPSLAQSSYRQISTILENNQPFEVGLFPSSAPAAQALGAKQLDAEDSVNVTAGFVYTQGNFSLTVDAYRIDIDDRIVLSENLSGNAVQQILANAGELNTESVRYFTNAIDSRTQGVDIVATYTLDLNTLGDLRLNAAANINDTEVTHVDANPSELNSLGDDYVVFARREVGRFEQGTPDNKLNLSAVWSFNQWQTTLRATRYGEVADISTTSDGDEYLDAKWITDLEVAYRPNDAWKFAVGANNLFDQYPQATVDNIGYSNFGQIFPYTPYTPYSLDGRFLYGNITYSF; this is encoded by the coding sequence ATGACTTTTCAGCATTTATCAGCTAATAAAAAATTAGCACTTAGCTTGGCTATTACCACCGCACTTAGCGCCTCTTTTTCAGTTGCGAATGCGGCTGAGCAAACTAACCAAGTGGAAGAGAATATCGAAGTAATATCAGTAACAGGCACGCGCCGCAGCTTACGAAGTATTGCGCAAAGTACCGTGCCTGTGGATATTATTAGCAGCGACGATATGGCAAGCACAGGTCAACTTGAAATCAGCCAAGTGCTCGCTAACCAAGTGCCAAGCTTTAACTACCCAAGTGCCACACTGTCTGATGGTACCGATCATGCTCGCCCAGCGGTTTTAAGAGGCCTTGCACCTGATCACACTCTAGTGCTTATTAATGGTAAACGTCGCCACTCTGGTGCGTTATTAAACTTAGGCGGTACGGTTGGTCGCGGCTCTACCGCGGTCGATTTAAACATGATCCCCACCTCTGCAATTAAGCGTGTTGAAGTACTACGTGATGGGGCTGCAGCCCAGTATGGCTCTGACGCTATTGCGGGTGTAATCAATATTGTTTTAAAAGATGCCACCGAAGGCGGCAGTGTTAGCGTAACTTATGGCCAATACGACAGCCAAATGGCCGGTGCGCCACAATTAAATAGCACTTGTGCGGATGATAATGGTAACCTTGCCTTTAATTTAGGCGACGATCGTCACGTTAACGACGGTAATACCCGCACAATTAGCGCAAACTCTGGTTTTTCACTGGCAGACAATGGCTTTGTAAATGTATCAATTGAATACCGTGATAACGACTCAACTCAACGCTCTGGTTTTGATCCGCGCGAACAATACAGCCGCCTAGATGATGGCAGCCTAGACCCACGCGAATTTACAATCAACCGCTACAATCACCGTTTTGGTAAAGCAGCGCTGGAAGATTACGCTTTGTTTTACAATATGGGATACGATTTAGAGAATGGCTTTAATGTTTATTCGTTTGGTAGCTATTCAGAGCGTGAAGGTAACTCGGGCGGATTTTACCGTCGTGCAAAAGACAGCCGCAATGTTTTAGAGCTCTACCCCAATGGCTTTTTGCCACAAATTGCTACCGACGTAAAAGATTACTCGCTGGCACTTGGTTTACAAGGCGATAGTGGCGACTGGGCGTGGGATGTAAGCACTAACTACGGCCGAAATGACTTTGGTTTAGGCGTTGTAAATAGCCTCAATACTTCTTTAGGTACTAATAGCCAAACTGAGTTTGATAACGGCGCCATGGTTTACGATCAATTTTTAGTTAATTTTGATGCCAATACCAGCGTTGATTTTGGTCTACCCGATGATGTGTTTTTCACTATTGGTGCTGAATACCGCCATGAAAGCTATAAAATAGAGCAAGGCGAGGAAGCCTCTTATATTACTGCGCTTGATAACAACGGCAACCCAATTGCTGCTGGCGGCGCGCAAGTGCTTCCTGGTTTTGGACCACAAAGCGCAACTAACGAAAGCCGTCATAACGTTGCCGTATTTGCTGAATTTGACACTTATTTAACTGATAAGTGGAATGTAGTTTTAGCCAGTCGTTATGAAGATTACAGCGATTTTGGTAACACATTTACTTCAAAATTAGCCACGCGTTACAGTATTACCGACAACCTATCATTACGTGGTGCTGCCAGTACTGGGTTTCGTGCGCCGTCACTTGCACAAAGCTCGTACCGTCAAATATCGACTATTCTTGAAAATAACCAGCCTTTTGAAGTTGGCTTATTTCCAAGCTCAGCCCCTGCAGCGCAAGCATTAGGTGCAAAACAGCTTGATGCCGAAGACTCGGTTAATGTTACCGCTGGATTTGTTTATACCCAAGGTAACTTTAGTTTAACGGTTGATGCGTACCGCATTGATATTGATGACCGGATCGTACTCTCTGAAAACTTAAGCGGTAACGCTGTGCAGCAAATTCTAGCCAATGCGGGCGAGCTAAATACCGAAAGTGTGCGTTACTTTACTAACGCCATAGATTCGCGCACGCAAGGTGTTGATATTGTGGCAACGTACACGCTTGATTTAAATACATTGGGTGATCTGCGCTTAAACGCAGCAGCAAACATTAATGACACCGAAGTGACTCATGTTGATGCAAACCCAAGCGAGCTAAATTCTCTAGGTGATGACTACGTGGTATTTGCCCGTCGTGAAGTCGGTCGTTTTGAGCAAGGCACACCCGATAACAAGCTAAACCTATCAGCCGTTTGGAGCTTTAACCAATGGCAAACAACCTTGCGTGCAACTCGCTATGGGGAAGTGGCAGATATTTCAACTACCAGCGATGGTGATGAATATTTAGATGCCAAATGGATCACTGATTTAGAAGTTGCTTATCGCCCTAACGATGCGTGGAAGTTTGCAGTCGGTGCAAATAATCTGTTTGATCAGTATCCACAAGCAACGGTAGATAACATTGGCTACTCTAACTTTGGGCAAATATTTCCATACACGCCTTATACACCCTACAGTTTAGATGGGCGCTTTTTATACGGTAACATTACTTATAGCTTTTAA
- a CDS encoding DUF4198 domain-containing protein: MNVNLSKIALIGALSLSALVSTAASAHARWLLPSHTSLSGDKAHYVMIDASISNEIFAPDKAFRPSTKGAEYDDTLLMALAPNGEQVTDTIRAYYLKRKSSAAVKLQQQGTYHIAMTQKPMYMTFYKNAAGERSRVFAKKADANLPKDASDITTIKTISTVDTFVSHNGTSKPAQLGQGLELSGPTHPNDLFVGEQARFQLLSDGKPVGEGIEISILKGDTRYRNSRGEIKVTTDKDGFFATTWQHPGLYLIETSQKVTVNEAGVDVGRYALFTTLEVAPE; this comes from the coding sequence ATGAACGTTAATTTATCAAAAATTGCATTAATAGGTGCACTGAGTTTATCGGCGCTTGTATCAACAGCGGCAAGTGCACATGCCCGTTGGTTACTACCTTCGCACACTTCGCTTTCTGGCGATAAAGCGCATTACGTTATGATTGACGCAAGTATTTCTAACGAAATTTTTGCACCTGATAAAGCATTTCGTCCAAGCACAAAAGGCGCAGAGTACGACGATACTCTGCTTATGGCACTTGCCCCAAATGGCGAGCAAGTTACCGATACCATTCGTGCCTATTACCTAAAGCGCAAAAGCTCTGCAGCAGTAAAACTTCAGCAACAAGGCACCTACCATATTGCGATGACGCAAAAACCTATGTACATGACATTTTACAAAAATGCAGCAGGTGAGCGAAGCCGTGTATTCGCTAAAAAAGCAGATGCCAACTTACCTAAAGACGCCAGCGATATCACCACAATTAAAACCATCTCTACTGTTGATACCTTTGTTAGCCATAATGGCACTTCAAAACCCGCTCAACTAGGTCAAGGCTTAGAGCTAAGCGGCCCAACCCATCCAAACGACTTATTTGTTGGTGAGCAAGCACGCTTTCAACTACTAAGCGATGGCAAGCCGGTTGGCGAAGGGATTGAAATAAGTATTTTAAAAGGTGATACACGTTACCGTAATAGCCGTGGTGAGATTAAAGTAACCACAGATAAAGACGGTTTTTTTGCCACTACTTGGCAACACCCTGGTTTATACCTAATTGAAACGTCTCAAAAAGTAACAGTTAATGAAGCTGGCGTAGACGTAGGTCGCTATGCACTATTTACAACCCTTGAAGTAGCACCTGAGTAA
- a CDS encoding PH domain-containing protein, whose translation MTPPSLNWQKVSPWALAYFVMHFSVRFVKDGLFNLLPVLVVFVTQVENKLFWGQVALAIALTSLLAYCFLYYRSFRFCITDEHEILLNKGVFKKERLTLKFSRVQNVNIAEPFYFTPVGLVNCIFDAAGSVAQEAVLPGVTSGYAQQMRKQVFDYKAQQQPSAEVADTAQSHIEEQDENSLFISNKEIAKFGLMSNMAILALAAIAPFMNVAIDFLEQQFITKIEGFYQQELGMMANAAVFAVITLIFILVFIAVFLSVTMSLIRFYNYQLYFKNKKFKRIAGLLERHQLSISLDKVQSIVIKQNLVARLLKRFTVECLQASSGGAASMAKKNKQTLVLPVLTQGQVDNVCQWIYPWFNSKKLAFKAVERALLYKNMLFYALLPSVASGFLISFMQLNVLIPLALFLVLATLVFLSYKRYGYYLHQQDGRFYMVVRKGMIGVHYRVFELYKAQSARSVSTFFMRRSGLRSLYIQLAAGGAYVPYLKQQDADFIIDFTLMQAESDPRSWM comes from the coding sequence ATGACGCCACCTTCACTTAATTGGCAAAAAGTCTCGCCCTGGGCATTGGCTTATTTTGTGATGCATTTTAGTGTTCGCTTTGTCAAAGACGGCTTATTTAATTTACTGCCTGTGTTAGTGGTATTTGTTACCCAGGTAGAAAATAAACTATTTTGGGGGCAAGTTGCGCTTGCGATTGCTTTGACTTCATTGCTTGCTTATTGTTTTTTGTATTACCGTAGTTTTCGTTTTTGTATTACTGACGAGCATGAAATTTTACTAAATAAAGGCGTATTTAAAAAAGAGCGACTCACCTTAAAGTTTTCTCGAGTGCAAAATGTAAACATAGCTGAGCCCTTTTATTTTACTCCAGTAGGTTTAGTTAATTGCATTTTTGATGCTGCCGGCAGTGTTGCCCAAGAAGCGGTATTGCCGGGAGTAACCAGCGGTTATGCCCAGCAAATGCGCAAACAAGTATTTGACTACAAAGCACAGCAGCAACCATCAGCAGAAGTAGCTGACACAGCGCAGTCTCATATTGAAGAGCAGGACGAAAATAGTTTATTCATTTCAAATAAAGAAATAGCTAAGTTTGGTTTAATGTCGAACATGGCCATTTTAGCGCTTGCCGCTATTGCCCCTTTTATGAATGTGGCAATCGATTTTTTAGAGCAGCAGTTTATAACAAAAATAGAGGGTTTTTATCAGCAAGAGCTGGGTATGATGGCTAATGCAGCGGTATTTGCAGTAATTACTTTGATTTTTATATTGGTATTTATAGCGGTGTTTTTATCGGTAACTATGTCGCTCATTCGGTTTTATAATTATCAGCTTTATTTTAAAAATAAAAAATTTAAACGTATTGCAGGGCTGTTAGAACGCCATCAACTATCAATTAGTTTAGATAAAGTACAATCGATTGTTATTAAGCAAAACTTAGTTGCTAGGCTATTGAAACGTTTTACTGTTGAGTGTTTGCAAGCCAGCAGTGGTGGCGCTGCAAGTATGGCGAAAAAGAATAAACAAACCTTAGTGTTACCAGTGCTCACGCAGGGGCAAGTTGATAATGTGTGTCAGTGGATTTACCCATGGTTTAACAGTAAAAAGCTGGCATTCAAGGCGGTAGAAAGGGCGTTGTTATATAAGAACATGCTGTTTTATGCCTTGCTACCGAGTGTTGCTTCTGGGTTTTTAATTAGCTTTATGCAACTTAATGTATTAATTCCGTTAGCGTTATTTTTGGTATTAGCTACGTTAGTATTTTTGTCTTATAAACGTTATGGGTATTATCTTCATCAACAAGATGGGCGTTTTTATATGGTGGTACGCAAAGGTATGATTGGCGTACATTACCGGGTATTTGAGCTGTACAAAGCACAGAGCGCTCGCAGTGTGAGTACCTTTTTTATGCGTCGCTCTGGCTTAAGAAGCCTGTATATACAACTTGCTGCAGGTGGCGCGTATGTTCCGTATTTAAAACAGCAAGATGCTGACTTTATTATTGATTTTACGCTTATGCAGGCTGAGTCAGATCCTCGTAGTTGGATGTAA
- a CDS encoding YbaN family protein: protein MKIQNVFIYYKNIGFKLLGLLCVLLGIIGVVLPVMPTTPFLILALACFARSSSALESWLLNHPRFGTTLQHWRAHQVVPVKAKYAAGIGMLIGFIFLLYSSSPSWVIVLVAVVEVLVLTYLISKPSTPPKN from the coding sequence GTGAAAATACAAAACGTTTTTATTTATTATAAAAATATCGGCTTTAAATTGCTGGGGTTGCTGTGTGTATTACTCGGCATTATTGGTGTTGTCCTACCCGTTATGCCAACCACGCCGTTTTTAATTTTAGCCTTAGCCTGTTTTGCTCGCTCATCTAGCGCGCTTGAATCTTGGCTATTAAACCATCCTCGCTTTGGCACAACATTACAACATTGGCGCGCTCATCAAGTAGTTCCTGTAAAGGCAAAATATGCTGCGGGCATAGGTATGCTAATAGGCTTTATATTTTTATTATACAGCAGCTCTCCTTCTTGGGTTATTGTCCTAGTTGCTGTTGTAGAAGTGCTGGTTTTGACTTACTTAATTTCTAAGCCCTCAACTCCACCTAAAAACTAA
- a CDS encoding PepSY-associated TM helix domain-containing protein yields the protein MPFVNKRALYSTSRALHIYISTALFFLLILFCVSGIVLNHVDWLKNDKNNGQITAAIPAELLVKAQTELNTLPTIYPQIEAYLAKQYGLNKVKSIEWEKQDSLVMLDYPLPAGYAYAEFDFISGELLLDYQTGGFLSVIGDLHKGRYSGEVWSWVIDISAVLMILFAITGMIILFQNRKKRLAGIWITALGVATPIVIYLCWVPQIKGVS from the coding sequence ATGCCCTTTGTTAATAAACGCGCTTTATATAGTACGAGTCGTGCTTTACATATCTATATTTCTACCGCTTTGTTTTTTTTACTTATTCTATTTTGTGTAAGCGGCATAGTGCTAAATCATGTTGACTGGTTAAAAAACGATAAAAACAACGGCCAAATTACCGCAGCAATTCCAGCTGAACTACTTGTAAAAGCACAAACAGAATTAAATACACTACCTACTATTTATCCCCAAATAGAAGCTTACCTAGCCAAGCAATATGGGCTGAATAAAGTAAAAAGCATTGAATGGGAAAAGCAAGATTCACTGGTCATGCTCGACTATCCATTACCAGCAGGCTACGCCTACGCAGAATTTGATTTTATTAGTGGCGAATTGTTACTCGATTATCAAACTGGGGGGTTTTTAAGTGTAATTGGCGACCTACATAAAGGTCGTTACAGCGGTGAAGTATGGAGCTGGGTTATTGATATATCAGCAGTGCTGATGATCCTATTTGCCATCACCGGCATGATTATTTTATTTCAAAATAGAAAAAAACGCTTAGCAGGAATATGGATAACCGCATTAGGTGTAGCAACACCTATTGTTATTTACCTGTGTTGGGTACCACAAATAAAAGGAGTGTCTTAA
- a CDS encoding D-hexose-6-phosphate mutarotase, protein MQLSPSVCIERTHSGLEFISINSRQCEAKIFLQGGQITEFTPKDKLPLLWVSGDETFSEGKSIRGGIPICWPWFGQHENSDFPAHGFARTHVWQADEVHETDSEVTVSLKLPMKQVDSTLWPHQSSLRVEFILSEQLEVRLTTCNLGNVPFSYTQALHTYFPTEDINNTRVTGLQGAQYIEFGQGPHQQHDVVDFSRETDMVYTQAAAVQTIDTPQGVISVSRENSQSCVLWNPWIEKSKRLSNFADDDYKSMLCLEAANVLEDAVTLEPKQSHTLVTTIKWLG, encoded by the coding sequence ATGCAATTATCACCCTCAGTATGTATTGAGCGTACACATAGCGGTTTAGAGTTTATTAGTATTAATAGTCGCCAATGTGAGGCGAAAATATTTTTACAAGGTGGGCAAATAACTGAGTTTACACCCAAAGACAAATTGCCATTATTGTGGGTGTCTGGGGATGAAACCTTTAGCGAAGGGAAAAGTATTCGTGGTGGCATTCCTATTTGCTGGCCTTGGTTTGGGCAACATGAAAATTCGGACTTCCCCGCGCATGGCTTTGCCCGTACGCATGTATGGCAAGCCGATGAAGTGCATGAAACCGACAGCGAGGTTACTGTGAGCCTTAAATTACCAATGAAGCAGGTAGATTCTACTTTGTGGCCGCATCAGTCGTCATTACGGGTTGAGTTTATTTTATCAGAGCAATTAGAGGTGCGTTTAACCACCTGTAACTTAGGCAATGTACCATTTAGTTATACACAAGCACTGCATACTTACTTTCCAACAGAAGATATTAATAATACCCGTGTGACAGGCCTGCAGGGGGCACAATATATAGAGTTTGGTCAAGGGCCTCATCAGCAACATGATGTGGTCGACTTTTCCCGTGAAACCGATATGGTTTATACCCAAGCCGCAGCAGTTCAAACAATTGATACTCCCCAAGGGGTGATCAGTGTTAGCAGAGAAAACTCGCAGTCATGCGTACTATGGAATCCATGGATTGAAAAATCAAAGCGGCTATCAAATTTTGCCGATGATGATTATAAAAGCATGTTATGCCTAGAAGCTGCGAATGTGCTTGAAGATGCGGTTACGCTTGAGCCAAAACAAAGTCATACCTTAGTGACAACAATAAAGTGGCTTGGCTAA
- a CDS encoding DUF2271 domain-containing protein, whose product MFKIKPWLSITLLVAALFQINAHAQSPRLEVELTLADLNVQPYHRPYVAVWLETPKRKHVTTLALWVQKAEWFKDLRQWWRKAGKSNAQFDGVSGATKRAGTYTISWDGNDLNDNPVTPGKYLLNIEVVREEGGRDYSRIELDLTQSEKITIEGKNEFATSFVTVSAR is encoded by the coding sequence ATGTTTAAAATTAAACCATGGCTAAGCATCACGCTGTTAGTCGCCGCGCTATTTCAAATTAATGCTCATGCACAATCGCCAAGGTTAGAAGTTGAATTAACCCTCGCCGATTTAAACGTGCAACCTTACCACCGACCTTATGTTGCTGTATGGCTGGAAACACCAAAGCGCAAACACGTAACAACACTTGCACTATGGGTTCAAAAAGCAGAATGGTTTAAAGATCTACGCCAATGGTGGCGCAAAGCCGGTAAAAGTAATGCTCAGTTTGATGGTGTCAGCGGCGCAACCAAGCGTGCCGGCACATATACAATTAGTTGGGATGGCAACGATCTAAACGATAACCCTGTAACGCCCGGTAAATACCTACTTAATATTGAAGTTGTGCGCGAAGAAGGTGGCCGTGATTACAGCCGCATTGAGCTTGATTTAACCCAATCAGAGAAAATAACTATTGAAGGTAAAAACGAATTTGCGACCAGCTTTGTCACTGTAAGCGCTAGGTAG
- a CDS encoding PH domain-containing protein, protein MEQSVFTNQQITDLPQHKSIVFEPLADKALLHAQLNWLLFFIPFCLVLAVVCYFNTDFAAMAQGYLLVAVPLLILLCMLYSVFSIKLQGSALRTHDIAFKKGIIWQQVTILPLARVQHIEIHRGPIERKLGLASLRLYSAGGMSADLQISGLTHEKCKNIRQFVQSYRHDETTSEVAASEC, encoded by the coding sequence ATGGAGCAAAGTGTGTTTACTAATCAACAAATAACCGATCTACCGCAACATAAAAGCATAGTGTTTGAGCCGCTTGCCGATAAAGCGTTATTGCATGCACAATTGAATTGGTTGTTATTTTTCATTCCTTTTTGCTTAGTGCTAGCGGTTGTTTGTTATTTTAATACAGATTTTGCTGCCATGGCACAAGGTTACTTATTGGTTGCTGTTCCGCTATTAATTTTACTTTGTATGCTATACAGCGTGTTCAGTATTAAATTACAAGGCAGTGCATTGCGTACCCACGATATAGCATTTAAAAAGGGTATTATTTGGCAGCAGGTAACTATTTTACCGTTAGCACGAGTGCAGCATATTGAAATACATCGTGGGCCAATAGAGCGAAAACTGGGTTTAGCCAGTTTAAGGCTTTACAGCGCAGGGGGGATGAGTGCTGATTTACAAATTAGCGGTCTGACCCACGAAAAGTGCAAAAATATCCGTCAGTTTGTACAAAGCTATCGCCACGATGAAACCACGAGTGAGGTTGCTGCCAGTGAGTGTTGA